In the genome of Mycoplasmopsis pulmonis, one region contains:
- the dcm gene encoding DNA (cytosine-5-)-methyltransferase, with protein MLFLRLIHTHTHTHTNFSDITKLNSIPKDIDIFTYSFPCQDISQQGKQKGLQQGSRSSLLFEIERLLINSKNHLPKFLILENVKALSHKKFENDLKLWIDKLEKLGYKSEWKILNSADYNSCQNRQRFFMVSSFDLSKFKWPEKRSRKKDLSTLLNNKYTKTQDYEKFEFLLKHQRSEFSITKNNIWKSHIKNYTNFNSEAFLYLPKEVGPTLTASGANSRIKFFFDEDGNQKIRAMNALEAYQYMGFDLDKAKQVQEENLISQTKIIYTCGNSISVEVLESLFEEVVKCLIKN; from the coding sequence ATGTTGTTCCTAAGATTAATTCACACACACACACACACACACACTAACTTCAGTGATATCACAAAGTTAAATTCAATTCCAAAAGACATCGATATTTTTACATATTCATTTCCTTGTCAAGACATCTCACAGCAAGGTAAACAAAAAGGTTTACAACAAGGAAGCAGAAGCTCACTTCTTTTTGAAATTGAAAGGCTTTTAATTAATTCCAAAAATCATTTACCTAAGTTTTTGATTTTAGAAAATGTCAAAGCTTTGTCACATAAAAAATTTGAAAATGATTTGAAATTATGAATTGACAAACTTGAGAAATTAGGTTATAAATCAGAGTGGAAAATTTTGAATTCAGCTGATTATAATTCTTGCCAAAATCGTCAAAGATTTTTTATGGTCTCTAGCTTTGATCTTTCAAAATTTAAATGACCAGAAAAAAGATCAAGAAAAAAAGATTTATCAACATTACTTAATAACAAATATACAAAAACACAAGACTATGAAAAATTTGAATTTCTTTTAAAGCATCAAAGAAGTGAATTTTCTATTACAAAAAATAACATTTGAAAATCACATATAAAAAATTATACAAATTTTAATTCAGAGGCTTTTTTGTATTTGCCAAAAGAAGTAGGCCCTACTTTAACTGCATCAGGAGCTAATTCAAGAATTAAATTTTTCTTTGATGAAGATGGTAATCAAAAAATTAGAGCAATGAATGCACTAGAGGCTTATCAATACATGGGTTTTGATTTAGATAAAGCAAAACAAGTACAAGAAGAAAATTTAATTTCTCAAACAAAAATAATTTACACATGTGGAAATTCAATTTCTGTTGAAGTTTTAGAATCGCTTTTTGAAGAAGTTGTTAAATGCTTAATAAAAAATTAA
- a CDS encoding alpha/beta fold hydrolase, producing MNQTKISECKQLRIYVPEPKGNILFLHGFTSRFENHLDIVKHFPDYNVFAINVPGHGDSPFKDPVELAGEYYAHFYKEFIEELKLDSVILMGHSMGGGITTILQGILPKSLVKKIILVNPANREVISTDQKVEHIIKMMPNTIEDTKVVIDSLYYNAKDFFQTEQAYEFAIKSYYDELQKMKHLRIMVDPNRMKRFGQLIQEGIDKIQAPTLLIVGEDDRLVPTQGTVECFKNQKNVKIVYIAKSGHMPMVENPKDYWKEIHTFLEN from the coding sequence ATGAATCAAACAAAAATCAGTGAGTGTAAACAACTAAGAATTTATGTACCAGAACCAAAAGGAAATATTCTTTTTTTACATGGTTTTACATCTAGATTTGAAAATCATCTAGACATAGTAAAACACTTTCCAGATTACAATGTCTTTGCAATCAATGTTCCTGGACATGGAGATAGTCCATTTAAAGACCCAGTAGAATTAGCAGGCGAATACTACGCTCATTTTTACAAAGAATTTATCGAAGAGCTAAAACTTGATAGTGTAATTTTAATGGGTCATTCAATGGGAGGGGGAATTACAACCATTCTTCAAGGAATTTTACCTAAATCACTTGTTAAAAAAATAATATTGGTTAACCCTGCCAATCGTGAAGTTATTTCAACTGATCAAAAAGTAGAACACATAATTAAAATGATGCCAAATACTATTGAAGATACTAAAGTAGTTATTGATAGTCTTTACTATAATGCAAAAGATTTTTTTCAAACAGAGCAAGCATATGAATTTGCAATTAAAAGCTACTATGATGAACTTCAAAAAATGAAACATCTTAGAATAATGGTTGATCCAAATCGTATGAAAAGATTTGGACAATTAATTCAAGAAGGAATTGATAAAATTCAAGCCCCAACTTTATTAATTGTTGGTGAAGATGATAGACTAGTTCCAACTCAAGGAACGGTAGAGTGTTTTAAAAATCAAAAAAATGTAAAAATAGTTTACATAGCCAAATCAGGACATATGCCAATGGTTGAAAATCCAAAAGATTATTGAAAAGAAATTCACACATTTTTAGAAAACTAA
- the gap gene encoding type I glyceraldehyde-3-phosphate dehydrogenase: MICKTNNYYFFKEILVIRIAINGFGRIGRLTFKRLVEKHKNEVEIVAVNDLTQSSTLMHLLKFDTAYGRFNSKVELTEKGFSVDSKEVLVFAERDPRNLPWGKLEIDLVLECTGMFASKEKSQVHLDAGAKRVLISAPSGSDVKTIVYGVNDSSLSSEDKIVSAASCTTNCLAPLVNALEKEYGILTGSMTTTHAYTADQRLQDAPHNDLRRARAAAQNMVPTSTGAAKAIGLVVPSAVGKLDGVAIRVPVITGSLVDLAVQLEKDPKSVEELNAAIKKYASESFEYSEDPLVSSDIIGSSYGSIFDSKLTKIIGSGENKLYKLYAWYDNEASFVSQFVRTALAFGKK, from the coding sequence ATGATATGTAAAACAAATAATTATTATTTTTTTAAGGAGATATTAGTGATCAGAATAGCTATTAATGGATTCGGAAGAATCGGAAGACTAACTTTTAAAAGATTAGTTGAAAAACACAAAAATGAAGTGGAAATTGTTGCAGTAAATGACTTAACTCAATCTTCAACTTTAATGCACTTATTAAAATTTGACACAGCATATGGAAGATTTAACTCAAAAGTTGAATTAACAGAAAAAGGATTTTCAGTAGATTCAAAAGAAGTTCTAGTTTTTGCAGAAAGAGACCCAAGAAACTTACCTTGAGGAAAATTGGAAATTGACCTTGTTCTAGAGTGTACAGGAATGTTTGCTTCAAAAGAAAAATCTCAAGTTCACCTTGATGCAGGGGCTAAAAGAGTTCTTATTTCAGCTCCAAGTGGCTCAGATGTTAAAACTATTGTTTATGGAGTTAATGACTCTTCTCTTTCTTCAGAGGATAAAATTGTCTCAGCTGCTTCATGTACAACAAACTGCTTGGCTCCACTTGTAAATGCGCTTGAAAAAGAATATGGAATTCTAACAGGTTCTATGACAACAACTCATGCCTACACAGCAGATCAAAGATTACAAGATGCACCACACAATGATCTAAGAAGAGCAAGAGCAGCTGCTCAAAACATGGTGCCTACTTCAACAGGAGCTGCAAAGGCAATTGGTTTAGTTGTTCCTTCAGCTGTTGGTAAATTAGATGGAGTTGCTATAAGAGTTCCTGTTATTACAGGTTCACTTGTTGACTTAGCTGTTCAATTAGAAAAAGATCCTAAATCAGTTGAAGAACTTAATGCAGCAATTAAAAAATATGCTTCAGAATCATTTGAATACTCTGAAGATCCACTTGTTTCTTCAGATATTATTGGATCAAGCTATGGATCAATTTTTGATTCTAAGTTAACCAAAATTATTGGAAGCGGTGAAAATAAACTATACAAACTTTATGCATGATATGACAATGAAGCTTCATTTGTTAGCCAATTTGTTAGAACAGCACTAGCTTTTGGTAAAAAATAA
- a CDS encoding ATP-binding cassette domain-containing protein yields the protein MSFISYFLYILLALDAVVVIYLSSQLIYAAGITKNINDLYLVLIVNIVLFCLGVIIFLLSRFTKNKFLNKINSDLIFDLVENISKEKNSDFKINGKSHYISEIKNFNDFGFENTFSKSHNLIYSLSFLTISIIFFFVINPIIGAIAISIIIFLNIIPYFLFSRISRKQYENIYKIFGQNHENINRSFSKYKAYYLFGKNKFFFFKLEKQTRDFLDSALKKYKILIFVELFQSFAQILAFIVFIFISIVLIIEQKIVQLDYSTFLIINLFFITGDRARDFGGEVIMFFSHLPYLKFSNKDKKIVNLNENISEINFKKIEIKNLTFGYENEEKKIFDNFNFVFEIGKKYAIVGPSGSGKSTLIDILTKNIENYEGKILVDGKDLKSIDKTPYYNSFTFLDSTEFIFKDSIYNNVTLWETNNETSAYEALKKAQLSKKILDKFSQKDSFENLSTGEKQRINFAIHFYRNKNFLILDEALSNLDKNNVEALSKQLFSNKDLLLINVTHHLDENNNDYDEIIRMNEIGDLSEKTMTTI from the coding sequence TTGTCTTTTATTAGCTATTTCTTATACATTTTATTAGCTCTTGATGCAGTAGTAGTTATTTACCTAAGTTCACAATTAATTTATGCTGCAGGTATTACAAAAAACATAAATGATTTGTACTTGGTTTTAATAGTAAATATTGTACTTTTTTGTTTGGGTGTAATTATTTTCCTTTTATCTAGATTTACAAAAAATAAATTTTTAAACAAGATAAATAGTGACTTGATTTTTGATTTAGTTGAAAATATATCTAAAGAAAAAAACAGTGATTTTAAAATAAATGGAAAATCTCATTATATTTCTGAAATCAAAAATTTTAATGATTTTGGATTTGAAAATACTTTTTCCAAATCTCATAATTTAATCTACTCACTTTCTTTTTTAACAATTTCTATTATTTTCTTTTTTGTTATAAATCCTATTATTGGAGCAATTGCTATTTCTATAATTATATTTTTGAATATAATTCCATATTTTTTATTTTCAAGAATTTCAAGAAAACAATATGAAAATATCTATAAGATTTTTGGTCAAAATCATGAAAATATCAATAGATCATTTTCAAAATACAAAGCTTATTATTTATTTGGAAAAAACAAGTTTTTCTTCTTTAAATTAGAAAAACAAACTAGAGATTTTTTAGATAGTGCATTAAAAAAATATAAAATTTTAATTTTTGTAGAACTTTTTCAGAGTTTTGCACAAATTTTAGCATTTATAGTTTTTATATTTATATCTATTGTGTTAATAATTGAACAAAAAATAGTTCAATTAGATTATTCAACTTTTTTAATTATTAATTTATTTTTTATTACAGGTGATAGAGCTAGAGACTTTGGAGGAGAAGTCATTATGTTTTTTAGCCATCTACCATATTTAAAATTTTCAAATAAAGATAAAAAGATTGTTAATTTAAATGAAAACATTTCAGAAATTAATTTTAAAAAGATAGAAATTAAAAATTTAACTTTTGGATATGAAAATGAAGAAAAGAAAATTTTTGATAATTTTAATTTTGTTTTTGAAATTGGTAAAAAATATGCAATAGTTGGTCCTTCAGGAAGTGGAAAATCAACACTGATTGACATATTAACAAAAAATATCGAAAATTATGAAGGAAAAATTCTAGTTGATGGCAAAGATTTAAAATCCATTGACAAAACCCCTTATTACAACTCTTTTACTTTTCTTGATTCAACTGAATTTATCTTTAAAGATAGCATTTACAATAATGTAACTTTATGAGAGACTAACAACGAAACAAGTGCCTATGAAGCATTAAAAAAAGCTCAATTAAGCAAAAAAATTCTTGATAAATTTAGTCAAAAAGACTCTTTTGAAAATTTATCTACAGGGGAAAAGCAAAGAATTAATTTTGCTATCCATTTTTATAGAAATAAAAACTTTTTAATTTTAGATGAAGCTCTTTCAAATTTAGACAAAAATAATGTCGAAGCACTTTCAAAGCAACTTTTTTCCAACAAAGATTTGTTGTTAATAAATGTAACACACCATCTAGATGAAAACAACAATGATTATGATGAAATTATAAGAATGAATGAGATAGGAGATTTAAGTGAAAAAACTATGACAACAATCTAA
- the dcm_N gene encoding DNA (cytosine-5-)-methyltransferase N-terminal subunit: MRKEIKLFETFAGIGSQYQALKNISKKLNFKAVSLGAVEWYIDAIISYQIIHYGKMEIEKNLTKNQMNERLKNFILSADSKAPVKANYFLKMNEEKLRKIFPYLNSFLNNVVPKINSHTHTHTH, from the coding sequence ATGAGAAAAGAAATAAAATTATTCGAAACCTTTGCAGGAATTGGTTCTCAATATCAAGCGCTAAAAAACATTTCAAAAAAACTCAACTTTAAAGCAGTATCTTTAGGTGCAGTTGAGTGATATATTGATGCAATAATTTCTTATCAAATAATTCATTATGGCAAAATGGAAATTGAAAAAAATTTAACCAAAAATCAAATGAATGAAAGGCTAAAAAATTTTATTCTTTCAGCTGATAGCAAAGCGCCAGTAAAAGCAAATTATTTTTTAAAAATGAATGAGGAAAAATTGAGAAAAATTTTTCCATATTTAAATTCATTTTTAAACAATGTTGTTCCTAAGATTAATTCACACACACACACACACACACACTAA
- a CDS encoding MAG4270 family putative restriction endonuclease: MLNKKLKNNSKLELLEYGYRWSSFEFVSSNFDLEDNRSKFLGQIKFIHDKNGIIYDYIIEFKSLSIDIYTTKSWFENKNKNYLRRKALFEKLEPLFKQEIRPEKGLRNKVVELSENNLKIFNNFINYKTQNLNLETLKSIIALIRGNNPSGEIQNHKSGQMLLVYKNKKYNFVTFFKLFKNKNTNVNKKQANMIYESENLKDDYLESVSEITKKIFFDFNQNLTVDEFKIIEKNIELQMKKTFHSFQKIDQDIHKQRRKFRTNNENTFSWKYTPDLEKAHILPVSYSKKKLMEIVFSSSFKHKYHDSVFESDEYQKFLGFISDKYNFLFLHKTMHFLFDKLSFTYSANSGKIKKIIIDELDENNIENFFKKYENLREYFSTIPKEYLSPERKKFLELRQKYIDEILNI; this comes from the coding sequence ATGCTTAATAAAAAATTAAAAAATAATAGTAAATTAGAGCTTTTGGAATATGGTTATAGATGATCATCTTTTGAGTTTGTATCAAGCAATTTTGATCTAGAAGACAATAGATCAAAATTTTTGGGACAAATAAAATTTATACATGATAAAAATGGAATAATTTATGATTACATAATTGAATTTAAAAGCTTAAGTATTGATATTTACACAACTAAATCATGATTTGAAAATAAGAACAAAAATTACTTGCGAAGAAAGGCATTATTTGAAAAATTAGAGCCTCTTTTTAAACAAGAAATAAGACCTGAAAAAGGTCTTAGAAATAAAGTTGTTGAATTATCAGAAAATAATCTAAAAATATTCAATAACTTTATCAATTATAAAACTCAAAATTTAAATTTAGAAACACTAAAGTCAATAATAGCTTTAATTAGAGGAAACAATCCTTCAGGGGAAATTCAAAATCACAAATCAGGTCAAATGCTTTTAGTATATAAAAATAAAAAATATAATTTTGTTACATTTTTTAAGCTATTCAAAAATAAGAATACAAATGTAAATAAAAAGCAAGCAAATATGATTTATGAAAGTGAAAATTTAAAAGATGATTATCTTGAAAGTGTAAGTGAAATAACCAAAAAAATATTTTTTGATTTTAACCAAAATTTAACAGTTGATGAATTTAAAATTATTGAAAAAAATATTGAATTACAAATGAAAAAAACTTTTCATTCATTTCAAAAAATTGATCAAGATATTCACAAACAAAGAAGAAAATTTAGAACAAATAATGAAAATACTTTTAGTTGAAAATATACTCCTGATTTAGAAAAAGCTCATATTTTACCAGTGAGTTATTCTAAGAAAAAATTAATGGAAATAGTCTTTAGTTCTTCTTTTAAACATAAATATCATGATAGTGTTTTTGAAAGTGATGAATATCAAAAATTTTTAGGTTTTATTAGTGATAAATACAACTTTTTATTTTTACACAAAACAATGCATTTTCTTTTTGATAAATTATCTTTTACATATAGTGCTAATTCAGGAAAAATTAAAAAAATAATAATTGATGAATTAGATGAAAATAACATTGAAAATTTCTTCAAAAAATATGAGAATTTAAGAGAGTATTTTTCAACAATTCCTAAAGAATATTTGTCTCCTGAAAGAAAAAAATTTTTAGAGTTAAGGCAAAAATATATAGATGAAATATTGAATATTTAA
- a CDS encoding ATP-binding cassette domain-containing protein, giving the protein MAFLVYKEIITIGSFIFFVGSIPTFSNFIPNLFSNISEYKSTQPALDEMNLNLKEDKNPVFNENIKEIQLQNLKIQFDKNQVFDNFNYTFSLGKKYAIVGPSGSGKSTLLKILLGLNLNYEGSVKINNKEIKDVNDDFLRNKITYLSNDFFLFKDSIVNNIAMDQQNQKEKLDHSLTLTNLKDELANKDLNDQNFDIENSLSLGQKQRVNLARMFFHNKDFILLDEALANLDKNNIDVILNNLLNDKTKTLIYVSHHLNDEQKNKFDEVLDLKKIHLKN; this is encoded by the coding sequence ATGGCGTTTTTAGTTTATAAAGAAATTATAACTATTGGTAGTTTTATTTTCTTTGTTGGATCAATTCCTACTTTTTCAAATTTTATTCCTAATTTATTTTCAAATATTTCTGAATACAAAAGTACTCAACCTGCATTAGATGAGATGAACTTAAATTTAAAAGAAGATAAAAATCCTGTATTTAATGAAAATATTAAAGAAATTCAATTACAAAATTTAAAAATTCAATTTGACAAAAATCAAGTTTTTGATAATTTTAATTACACTTTTTCATTAGGAAAAAAATATGCAATAGTTGGCCCTTCAGGAAGTGGTAAAAGTACACTATTAAAAATTCTTTTAGGTTTGAATTTAAATTATGAAGGATCTGTAAAAATTAACAATAAAGAAATAAAAGATGTTAATGATGATTTTTTAAGAAATAAAATTACATACTTGTCAAATGATTTTTTCCTTTTTAAAGATAGCATTGTAAATAATATTGCAATGGATCAACAAAATCAAAAAGAAAAATTGGACCATTCATTAACACTAACAAATTTAAAAGATGAATTAGCTAATAAAGATTTAAATGATCAAAATTTCGATATAGAAAATTCACTTTCTTTAGGTCAAAAACAAAGAGTTAATTTAGCTAGAATGTTTTTTCACAACAAAGACTTTATTCTCTTGGATGAGGCCCTTGCAAACCTTGATAAAAATAACATTGATGTAATTTTAAATAACTTATTAAATGATAAAACTAAAACTTTAATTTATGTAAGTCATCATTTAAATGATGAACAAAAAAATAAATTTGATGAAGTTTTAGATTTGAAAAAAATTCATCTTAAAAATTAA
- a CDS encoding YwaF family protein, with the protein MRGFFKWQGNQLSFEGASFIFFNIFWVSFLVIAFGLWLFKDKVFQYFNSIDGRKTLSPRNIFIYSSASLILVLNVVRLYVLIGSNYPNKWEYLPLHLCRILVFSLMFCLYTKKIRWINYIGYTSIISAFVGLVLPDLSNNEYWQARGGVSIGIDSYIYWDFLLIHTIGFFVPIFVFIAFGQKITFSNYLAMFFVGFSIALSIFVLNYILSSNSDPSWQSNWFYLSIDSINTTYSSILGKASSWPFHVFTFSFIGFAATTVILIIYFLQDKVRIIYVNKKLTIKIIPSFNWMFFVDSYKEFSNKFKKVQNKNA; encoded by the coding sequence ATGAGAGGATTTTTTAAATGGCAGGGTAATCAATTATCTTTTGAAGGGGCTTCTTTTATATTTTTTAATATTTTTTGAGTTAGCTTTTTAGTTATTGCTTTTGGACTATGGCTTTTTAAAGATAAAGTTTTTCAATATTTTAATTCCATAGACGGAAGAAAAACACTCTCTCCAAGAAACATCTTCATTTACTCAAGTGCATCTTTAATTCTAGTTTTAAATGTAGTAAGGCTTTATGTTTTAATTGGCTCAAATTATCCAAACAAATGAGAATATTTACCACTTCATTTATGTAGAATCTTAGTTTTTAGTTTAATGTTTTGTTTATATACAAAAAAAATAAGATGAATTAACTACATTGGATACACCTCAATTATCTCTGCTTTTGTTGGTCTAGTTTTACCTGATTTAAGTAATAATGAATATTGACAAGCAAGAGGAGGAGTTTCAATAGGTATTGATTCATATATATATTGAGATTTTCTATTAATTCATACAATTGGTTTTTTTGTTCCAATTTTTGTTTTTATTGCTTTTGGGCAAAAAATAACTTTTTCAAATTATCTAGCAATGTTTTTTGTAGGATTTTCAATTGCACTAAGTATTTTTGTTTTAAATTACATCCTTTCATCTAATAGTGATCCTTCATGACAAAGTAATTGATTTTATCTATCAATTGATTCAATCAATACAACTTATTCATCAATTCTTGGAAAAGCTTCTTCTTGACCATTTCATGTCTTTACTTTTAGCTTTATTGGCTTTGCTGCAACTACAGTTATTTTGATTATTTATTTTTTACAAGACAAAGTCAGAATTATTTATGTTAACAAAAAACTGACAATTAAAATTATCCCTTCATTTAACTGAATGTTTTTTGTAGATAGCTATAAAGAATTTTCAAATAAATTCAAAAAAGTACAAAACAAAAATGCATAA
- a CDS encoding alpha/beta fold hydrolase, with amino-acid sequence MHKTKISECKQLRIYVPEPKGNVVYLHGFTSRFENHLKNLKNLKDYNVFAINIPGHGESPFKDESELNSEAFAHFYKEFIEELKLDKVILYGISMGGGIAIILQSLLPKDMVEKIILVNPCSRKKDFDPQEYLTNQNANDISKMIPESIEDSKEIVNRLFYDAKSFFKTQENYDLYLNDYYKSLANLKHLKSMLDLKLRARIGKLNSQSIQKIQAPTLLIVGENDKLVPSEKTIENFKDHPHVKTIIIPKTGHMPHLENPFVYWSQIFDFLNK; translated from the coding sequence ATGCACAAAACAAAAATAAGTGAGTGTAAACAACTAAGAATTTATGTTCCTGAACCAAAAGGAAATGTTGTCTATTTACATGGCTTTACATCTAGATTTGAAAACCATTTAAAAAACTTAAAAAATCTAAAAGACTACAATGTTTTTGCAATCAACATTCCAGGTCATGGTGAAAGTCCTTTTAAAGATGAAAGTGAATTAAACTCTGAAGCTTTTGCACATTTTTATAAAGAATTTATTGAAGAGTTAAAACTAGACAAAGTTATACTTTATGGAATTTCAATGGGTGGAGGAATTGCCATAATTTTACAAAGCCTCTTACCAAAAGACATGGTTGAAAAAATCATTTTAGTAAATCCATGTAGTAGAAAAAAAGACTTTGATCCACAAGAGTATTTAACTAATCAAAATGCAAATGATATTTCAAAAATGATTCCTGAAAGCATTGAAGATTCTAAAGAAATAGTTAACAGACTTTTCTATGATGCAAAGAGCTTTTTTAAAACACAAGAAAACTATGATCTTTATTTAAATGATTACTATAAATCACTTGCAAATCTAAAGCATTTAAAATCAATGCTTGATTTAAAACTAAGAGCTAGAATCGGAAAACTAAATAGTCAGTCAATTCAAAAAATTCAAGCACCAACTTTATTAATTGTTGGTGAAAATGACAAACTAGTTCCAAGTGAAAAAACTATTGAAAATTTTAAAGATCATCCACATGTAAAAACAATTATTATTCCTAAAACAGGACATATGCCACATTTAGAAAATCCATTTGTCTATTGAAGCCAAATTTTTGATTTTCTAAATAAATAA
- the fmt gene encoding methionyl-tRNA formyltransferase, with translation MKLLLAGTPEFSVPIFEELIKKFEIVAIITQPDKPKNRGYSLEASPVKKLAQKYDIKVYDPEKISTIYDQIKDLEFDFFLTAAYGQYIPEKILNLPKIASLNVHGSLLPKYRGAAPIQHALLNGDDETGISLIYMTKKMDAGNILKIAKIKLNGNENADDLFLQMSKIASKNIVLWLEQIYQKDFSEIVQDEEKVSLSPKLLKEDALLEVDKLSVKDFINKVRAFSLNPGAYLIKDGKRVKIFRATTSLVKNAFVVEVQGQKIYCYEYQFEGKKRVKLNFNLLFFNSVI, from the coding sequence ATGAAATTACTACTTGCAGGAACACCAGAATTTTCAGTTCCAATCTTTGAAGAACTAATTAAAAAATTTGAAATTGTAGCAATTATTACTCAACCTGATAAACCAAAAAACAGGGGATATTCTCTTGAGGCTTCACCTGTTAAAAAATTAGCACAAAAATATGATATTAAAGTTTATGATCCTGAAAAAATTTCAACTATTTATGATCAAATAAAAGACTTAGAATTTGACTTTTTTTTAACAGCTGCCTATGGACAATACATTCCTGAAAAAATTTTAAATTTACCAAAAATAGCATCTTTAAATGTCCATGGATCTTTACTTCCAAAATATAGAGGAGCAGCTCCTATTCAACATGCTCTTTTAAATGGAGATGATGAAACTGGAATATCACTAATTTATATGACTAAAAAAATGGATGCTGGTAATATTTTAAAAATTGCAAAAATAAAATTAAACGGAAATGAAAATGCAGATGATCTATTTTTGCAAATGTCAAAAATAGCCTCTAAAAACATTGTCCTTTGACTTGAGCAGATTTATCAAAAAGACTTTAGTGAAATAGTCCAAGATGAAGAAAAAGTAAGTTTAAGTCCAAAACTGCTAAAAGAAGATGCTCTTCTTGAAGTTGATAAATTAAGTGTAAAAGATTTTATAAATAAAGTTAGAGCTTTTAGTTTAAATCCAGGAGCTTATTTAATAAAAGATGGAAAAAGAGTCAAAATTTTTAGAGCAACAACTTCTTTGGTTAAAAATGCTTTTGTAGTTGAAGTTCAAGGTCAAAAAATTTATTGTTATGAATATCAATTTGAAGGAAAAAAAAGAGTTAAATTAAATTTTAATCTACTATTTTTCAATAGTGTTATATAA